The following DNA comes from Melospiza georgiana isolate bMelGeo1 chromosome 10, bMelGeo1.pri, whole genome shotgun sequence.
GATTCGGCAAGTGACTGCTGCCAGAACCCATTTCTAGGCTGGGTCAGGTCAGGAAGACACAGGACACTGCAGCCACAGAAAATTCAAAGCAAGGCTATCTACTCCAGATGGAGGATCAGGTAAGAGCCACAGGTTCCTCTGCTCATTTCCACATGGCATCCAGCCTGGGAAAGAGGGCTGCTCCATGAACAAGCAGGGTGACACGCCCTCTGTGCCTGGGCCAAGGCAAGGCcacccagggctgtccctgtcccagtggCCAGTGCTGGTGTGTGCAGCAGTGACTGCGCTCCCAGGAGTCAAGGGCAGACTTTACTACTCGCACGGAAGGCTAATGCGCTTACTGAGCGCCGCGGTAAGGTGCCGTCTGGCccgagggagggaggaaggaatcTGCCCTCAACCTGCTGGAAGGGATTCAAGGCTGACTTCACTCCCAGCAGCGGCGGCTCAGGCAAGCAAGGAAGGAGCGAGCCTGGCTGGCGGGAGCgctctgcccacagccacgAGGGGGAGATGCTGCTCTCTGCTCGCCTTCGCCTGCCGGGAGCCTGCTGTCCAGAGCAGGACACCGccgtgggatggggctggggaacAAACAAAGTTACCATCACCCTCTTCCTCCTCGTCCTCTTCTTCAccgccttcctcctcctcttcgtCTACTTCGTTGTCGGCCTCCTGCTCTCCGTTTTCTTCGTTCTCCTTGGCAAGACAAAacatcacttaaaaaaaatgcaCCGGGAAAGGGAGAAGGTGGAAGTGACATTCAGCACAATGGGTGTTCCCACCTTTCCTGCCGACAGCAAAGCACCAGCCCACCCGAGCCCTGGGCGCACATCCCACCCTCTGTCTGCCTCCACACAACCCAGACTGCCCAGGCACAAAGGATCAAGCCCAACTtgggcctggctgcagctttgaGACAAAGCCTGTAATGGCTCTCATGACACATTGAAATGTGGCACAGTGATTTCCCCCCAGCACCTCAAAAGAGGAAACCAACCAGTTTACTTGTACATGATGTATTTCCCAGTTGAACTGGTTGTAACATTGTAAATCCTAGTGggttttaagatttttttcctctttatccTTGCCTAGGGAAGGGTTGGTACTGGACAGCCTCACACAGCTGTCAGGGAGGGAATCCAAGCCCAGCCCTTCTCTTCTGCACACACATGAACAGCCCACAGGCTGGGAGTGTCCACATAACGTGAAGCACCAAAGGCTGAAGGGCtttgcagggctcagggctgccgTTTACAGGGATCCCCTCTCAACAGTGCTAGGGACAAACTTGGAGCAAAAgcaagaagagaagaaaaaagccatTAGTGTACAGACTGCCTCTCCCAGCAGATTGCAGCCATACTCACAGCATTGCCGTTGGCTGGTGCATCTCTGCCATTTTCCGTTTCTTCAACAACTTCCTTCTTCTCTTTTAGATCCTGGAAggagcagaaaagcagagaagtcACTCCGATTCCAGGTGTCTGGGtcagagaagctgcagatcAGGTGTGAAAAACACAGTCTGAGAGCGAGAGCAGGCGCTGGTTTCTCTTCATACAGATTTGTTCTGTGATTTGGTCGCCACGTTCTGGCTCCTCCTTGGGAACGGGAAAACATGGGGGCGAATCTCAATCCAAGTCAGCCTTGCCAGAGCAGCCCTCTAAAAAAGAGACTGCTCTGTTTCACCTCT
Coding sequences within:
- the PTMA gene encoding prothymosin alpha isoform X2: MSDAAVDTSAEISAKDLKEKKEVVEETENGRDAPANGNANEENGEQEADNEVDEEEEEGGEEEDEEEEGDGEEEDGDDDDEAEGATGKRAAEDDEDDDVDPKKQKTDEDD
- the PTMA gene encoding prothymosin alpha isoform X1, which translates into the protein MSDAAVDTSAEISAKDLKEKKEVVEETENGRDAPANGNAENEENGEQEADNEVDEEEEEGGEEEDEEEEGDGEEEDGDDDDEAEGATGKRAAEDDEDDDVDPKKQKTDEDD